One region of Fimbriiglobus ruber genomic DNA includes:
- a CDS encoding IS5 family transposase, with product MDVTVRKPYPTDLTDLQWEIIQVVLPAARPGGRPRSVDLREVLNAIVYVNRSGCQWSMLPHDFPAKSTVYEYFSQWRDDGTWQELLDVLREGYREVHAPSHERTPSAASIDSQSVKGTEHAGGNGYDAGKKIQGRKRSIVVDTLGLLMVVAVTAGHVDDAAAAPTVLESLDREAYPRLKVVWADGKYHNHTLNGWKDGHPELGWELVIVRRPDGVKGFTLLPKRWVVERTFGWLGRARRLSRNYERLNSSSESMIRVRSIQLILNRMDPQERYPPFKYRVASK from the coding sequence ATGGACGTGACCGTTCGCAAACCGTATCCGACCGATTTGACCGACCTCCAATGGGAGATCATCCAGGTCGTCCTGCCGGCCGCCCGACCCGGAGGACGCCCCCGGTCGGTGGACCTCCGGGAGGTGCTGAACGCGATCGTGTACGTGAACCGGTCGGGGTGTCAGTGGTCGATGCTCCCGCACGACTTCCCGGCCAAGAGTACGGTGTACGAGTACTTCTCCCAGTGGCGGGACGACGGTACCTGGCAAGAACTCCTGGATGTCCTCCGGGAGGGGTATCGGGAAGTCCACGCCCCGAGCCACGAGCGGACCCCGAGCGCCGCGAGCATCGACAGCCAGTCGGTCAAGGGGACCGAACACGCGGGCGGGAACGGGTACGACGCGGGCAAGAAAATCCAGGGCCGGAAGCGGTCGATCGTGGTCGATACGCTGGGCCTGTTGATGGTCGTGGCGGTGACCGCCGGGCACGTCGACGACGCGGCCGCGGCCCCGACCGTACTCGAATCGTTGGACCGGGAGGCGTACCCGCGGTTGAAGGTCGTGTGGGCCGACGGGAAGTATCACAACCATACCCTGAACGGGTGGAAGGACGGCCACCCGGAACTCGGATGGGAACTCGTCATCGTCCGCCGACCGGACGGGGTGAAGGGGTTCACCCTGTTACCCAAGCGGTGGGTCGTCGAGCGGACGTTCGGGTGGCTCGGGCGGGCCCGGCGGTTGAGTCGTAATTATGAGCGACTGAATAGTTCCAGCGAATCCATGATCCGTGTGCGGTCAATCCAGCTGATCCTCAATCGCATGGACCCACAAGAGCGTTATCCCCCGTTTAAATATAGAGTTGCATCAAAATAG
- a CDS encoding F0F1 ATP synthase subunit gamma produces MSDTLVSLRHKIGGAGDLKSVVRSMKALAASSIGQYERSVLALGDYFHAVELGLAVCLRTQSAAVPEHTEGANGTSRTTGAIVFGSDQGLVGQFNDVLAEYAVKALSAVPGSKKVWAVGDRISARLADAGVRPVGAFVVPTSVNAITSLVGQILVASEAHGCGGEIGHLFLFHNGPKSGASYEPVGQRLLPLDAQWGLGLARLPWPSGKLPEVIGDREQTLRALVREYLFVSIYKACAESLASENASRLAAMQRAEKNIDDLVARLTQSFRRLRQSSIDEELFDVLSGYESLSKGTSHPGSHTG; encoded by the coding sequence GTGAGTGACACCCTCGTGAGCTTGCGCCACAAGATCGGCGGCGCGGGCGATCTGAAGTCCGTTGTTCGCTCGATGAAGGCCCTGGCGGCTTCGAGCATCGGGCAGTACGAAAGATCCGTTCTTGCGCTGGGGGACTACTTTCACGCCGTGGAACTGGGCCTGGCGGTATGCCTACGGACGCAGTCGGCCGCGGTCCCTGAGCATACGGAAGGCGCTAACGGGACGTCGCGAACGACAGGTGCCATCGTTTTCGGCTCCGATCAGGGACTGGTCGGTCAGTTCAACGACGTCCTGGCCGAATATGCCGTCAAGGCGCTGAGCGCCGTTCCCGGGTCGAAGAAAGTCTGGGCCGTCGGCGACCGCATCTCCGCCCGACTGGCGGACGCCGGGGTCCGGCCGGTCGGAGCGTTCGTCGTTCCCACCTCAGTCAACGCCATCACGTCCCTCGTCGGGCAGATTCTCGTAGCAAGTGAAGCCCACGGGTGCGGGGGCGAGATCGGGCATCTCTTCCTCTTCCACAACGGCCCCAAGTCCGGGGCGTCTTATGAACCTGTCGGCCAGCGCTTGCTGCCACTGGACGCACAATGGGGACTCGGGCTGGCCCGTCTCCCCTGGCCGAGCGGTAAACTACCCGAGGTGATCGGCGATCGGGAGCAGACGCTGCGGGCTCTGGTGCGGGAGTACCTCTTCGTCTCGATTTACAAGGCGTGCGCCGAATCGTTGGCCAGCGAAAACGCGAGTCGGCTGGCCGCCATGCAGCGGGCCGAAAAGAACATCGACGACCTGGTGGCGCGCCTGACGCAGTCGTTCCGCCGGCTTCGCCAGTCGTCCATCGATGAAGAATTGTTCGACGTCCTGTCCGGCTACGAATCGTTGTCCAAAGGGACGTCGCACCCCGGATCCCACACAGGATAA
- a CDS encoding alternate F1F0 ATPase, F1 subunit alpha has protein sequence MDRLPDDLHAIYARAFAGIGRARDAFAPQLTPREVGTITGVSVGIAKVSGLPGVGFDELVKFPGDLYGIAFNIDEDEIGVVLLGDCQHLEAGDEVERTGRVMDVPVGDGLIGRVIDPRGVALDGKGPVASSARLPIERPAPPILNRAPVTVPLQTGLLVIDALVPIGRGQRELILGDRQTGKSAIAIDAILNQRDQNVLCVYCAIGQRAASVAKVVANLREKGAMAYTVVVVVEGNDPPGLAYIAPYAATSIAEHFTEAGRDVLIVYDDLTHHARAYRELSLLLRRPPGREAFPGDIFYIHSRLLERATHLGPDFHGGSLTALPIIETEAQDISAYIPTNLISITDGQIYLSPTLFELGALPAVDVGKSVSRVGGQAQRPAYRAVAGDLKLAYAQFSELESFAKFGTRLDDHTRQVIDHGQRIRAVLKQPESEPASVPEQIVVLVALTGGLLDPVPLDKVRAAEQALRQAAGTLSAEIVKRFFANEKLSEPDRKAILDAAGKALAPFRPEATPKPEPKGTP, from the coding sequence TTGGATCGTTTACCCGACGACCTTCATGCCATCTACGCCCGGGCGTTCGCCGGTATCGGCCGCGCGCGGGATGCGTTCGCGCCGCAACTGACCCCGCGCGAGGTGGGGACGATCACGGGCGTTTCCGTCGGCATTGCCAAGGTTTCCGGCCTTCCGGGTGTGGGTTTCGACGAGTTGGTCAAGTTCCCAGGCGACCTGTACGGCATCGCGTTCAACATCGATGAGGACGAAATCGGCGTCGTGCTGCTCGGGGATTGCCAGCACCTGGAGGCGGGCGACGAGGTCGAGCGCACGGGGCGCGTGATGGACGTGCCGGTGGGCGACGGACTGATCGGCCGCGTCATCGACCCGCGGGGCGTGGCACTCGATGGCAAAGGGCCGGTCGCGTCGAGCGCGCGGTTGCCCATCGAGCGCCCGGCCCCCCCCATCCTGAACCGCGCGCCCGTCACCGTGCCCCTCCAGACGGGTCTCCTTGTGATCGACGCGCTCGTTCCGATCGGTCGCGGTCAGCGCGAACTGATCCTCGGCGACCGGCAGACCGGCAAGTCCGCCATCGCGATCGACGCCATTCTGAACCAGCGCGACCAGAACGTGCTGTGCGTCTATTGTGCCATCGGCCAGCGCGCGGCGTCGGTGGCCAAGGTGGTCGCCAACCTGCGCGAGAAGGGCGCGATGGCGTACACCGTCGTCGTCGTGGTCGAAGGCAACGACCCCCCCGGGCTCGCTTACATCGCGCCCTACGCGGCGACCAGCATCGCCGAGCACTTCACGGAAGCGGGCCGGGACGTGCTCATCGTCTACGACGACCTCACCCACCACGCCCGTGCGTACCGCGAGCTGTCCTTGCTGCTGCGCCGGCCGCCCGGTCGCGAAGCCTTCCCCGGCGACATCTTCTACATTCACTCCCGCCTGTTGGAACGGGCCACGCACCTCGGCCCCGACTTTCACGGCGGGTCGCTCACGGCCCTGCCCATCATCGAAACCGAGGCCCAGGACATCTCCGCCTACATCCCGACGAATCTCATTTCCATCACGGACGGACAGATCTACCTCTCGCCTACGCTGTTCGAACTCGGCGCCTTGCCCGCGGTCGATGTGGGCAAGTCGGTTTCGCGCGTCGGCGGGCAAGCGCAGCGCCCGGCTTACCGCGCGGTGGCGGGCGACCTCAAGCTCGCATACGCCCAGTTCTCAGAACTGGAATCCTTCGCCAAGTTCGGCACCCGGCTCGACGACCACACGCGGCAAGTGATCGACCACGGCCAACGGATCCGGGCCGTCCTCAAACAACCGGAATCGGAACCGGCCTCGGTCCCCGAACAAATCGTCGTCCTGGTGGCGCTGACGGGTGGGCTTCTGGATCCGGTGCCGCTCGACAAGGTCCGGGCGGCCGAACAGGCGCTCCGACAGGCCGCCGGGACTCTTTCGGCAGAGATCGTCAAACGGTTTTTCGCAAACGAAAAATTGAGCGAGCCCGACCGCAAAGCGATTCTGGACGCGGCCGGCAAGGCGCTCGCGCCGTTCCGGCCCGAGGCCACACCCAAACCCGAACCCAAGGGCACGCCGTGA
- a CDS encoding recombinase family protein, with protein sequence MPGRVHRSPPLGRSPGSVAPTNSRGRGRIRADVDRRADTARSTAQVAERPDAPVDAAAVRIPRRSGPPPGSGRGSHRPDRSRPGGRSVPLVRRRRPVVHGRRSTPPRTRVRSPSGREYWGLATIRGILSNPTYTGTIYANRTRVRAARIRRSATHPIGRPRDSQVPIPPEQWIAVATIPAIVTRELFDRVQAKMATNRSFAARNNTTTKYLLRALVSCGSCQLACQARRATPTDQTYYICTGKNLQVRKRLGCTCRSKFIPAGALDDLVWADLVDLLQHPDRVAKALQRASGGCGLPQELRARQENLRRGRSSLAQQIERLTEAYLSGVLKLDEYERRRKELERRDATLANQEELL encoded by the coding sequence GTGCCAGGTCGAGTTCACCGATCGCCCCCTCTCGGACGATCCCCAGGATCAGTTGCTCCTACAAATTCGCGGGGCCGTGGCCGAATACGAGCGGACGTTGATCGCCGAGCGGACACGGCGCGGTCGACTGCACAAGTTGCAGAGCGGCCAGATGCTCCCGTGGACGCGGCCGCCGTACGGATACCGCGCCGATCCGGACCACCCCCAGGATCCGGCCGGGGTTCGCACCGACCCGACCGAAGCCGCCCTGGTGGCCGATCTGTTCCGCTGGTACGCCGACGACGGCCGGTCGTTCATGGCCGTCGGTCAACGCCTCCACGAACTCGGGTCCGCTCGCCCAGTGGCCGGGAATACTGGGGTCTGGCGACCATCCGCGGCATCCTGTCGAATCCGACGTACACCGGCACCATTTACGCCAACCGCACCCGCGTACGGGCCGCCCGCATCCGCCGCTCGGCCACACACCCGATCGGTCGTCCGCGGGATTCACAAGTCCCGATCCCACCGGAACAGTGGATCGCCGTGGCCACGATCCCGGCCATTGTGACGCGCGAACTGTTCGACCGGGTTCAAGCCAAGATGGCCACCAACCGGTCGTTCGCGGCGCGGAATAACACGACCACGAAGTACCTGCTGCGGGCACTGGTCAGTTGCGGATCATGCCAGTTGGCGTGCCAAGCCCGCCGCGCCACGCCGACAGACCAGACGTACTACATCTGCACCGGAAAGAATCTGCAGGTCCGCAAGCGACTCGGTTGCACCTGCCGTTCGAAATTCATTCCCGCGGGTGCCCTCGACGATCTGGTGTGGGCCGATCTGGTCGATCTGTTGCAACACCCGGACCGCGTCGCCAAGGCGTTGCAGCGGGCGTCCGGCGGGTGCGGATTGCCCCAGGAATTACGTGCCCGGCAGGAGAATCTCCGGCGCGGCCGATCGAGCTTGGCCCAGCAGATCGAGCGGCTCACGGAGGCGTACCTGAGCGGGGTTCTCAAACTGGACGAGTACGAGCGACGGCGGAAGGAATTAGAACGCCGCGACGCGACACTGGCGAACCAGGAGGAGTTGCTATAG
- a CDS encoding IS5 family transposase: protein MKAKKIGRERSATARGLGRSRGGFSTKVVATASDENTALVVEVVPGPASDATRLEPMLDKTLDRVPVIDELDADKGFDGDQQRHACTARGVFANIPNKKNRVRPWAFDPVGYRERNRVERLIGKMKQFRRVDTRYEKLKTTFLGLIHLVLGFIKVKSKVNQKFNTT from the coding sequence CTGAAGGCCAAGAAGATCGGACGGGAGAGGTCGGCCACCGCCCGGGGGTTGGGTCGGAGTCGGGGTGGGTTCTCGACCAAAGTCGTGGCCACCGCGTCGGATGAGAACACCGCCCTGGTGGTCGAAGTGGTCCCCGGGCCGGCGAGTGATGCCACCCGGTTGGAACCGATGCTCGACAAGACCCTGGACCGCGTTCCGGTGATCGATGAACTGGACGCGGACAAAGGGTTCGACGGGGACCAGCAGCGGCACGCGTGTACCGCCCGCGGGGTGTTCGCGAACATCCCGAACAAGAAGAACCGGGTTCGGCCATGGGCGTTTGACCCGGTCGGATACCGCGAGCGAAACCGGGTCGAACGATTGATCGGGAAGATGAAGCAATTCCGGCGGGTGGACACCCGGTATGAGAAGCTCAAGACCACCTTCCTCGGACTCATTCATCTGGTGCTAGGTTTCATTAAGGTAAAATCAAAAGTCAATCAAAAATTCAACACGACATAG
- a CDS encoding F0F1 ATP synthase subunit B — MTIDWFTVVAEAVNFLILAWLLKRFLYRPVLAAIDAREKRIATELAGAAAKMAEAQKERDEFQHKNQEFDQQRAALLSKATGEAQAERQRLLDDAQKAAVAVRTEREDALQIEQRNLSHEIIRWTQNEVFAIARKALAALATASLEESMCEVFVQRLRGLTGTPKDQLATALKAATRPVPVRSAFDLPPAQQTTIQTALNETFSADIPIQFETVPELVGGIELSASGQKVAWSIGDYLGTLEQNAGALLRTEEKAEEKPEAKSESKPEAQTGPKAATPTGVKSQPTKPAPKSDPKLEAEPNPKS; from the coding sequence ATGACAATCGACTGGTTCACGGTCGTCGCCGAAGCGGTCAACTTCCTCATCCTGGCCTGGTTGTTGAAGCGGTTCCTCTACCGGCCCGTTCTCGCGGCGATCGACGCGCGGGAGAAGCGGATCGCCACGGAACTCGCGGGCGCTGCTGCGAAAATGGCCGAAGCCCAAAAAGAGCGCGACGAGTTCCAGCACAAGAACCAGGAGTTCGATCAGCAGCGCGCCGCGCTCCTGAGCAAAGCGACGGGAGAGGCCCAGGCCGAACGCCAGCGGTTGCTCGACGACGCGCAAAAAGCTGCCGTCGCGGTGCGCACCGAACGCGAGGACGCGCTGCAAATCGAGCAGCGCAACCTGAGCCACGAGATCATCCGCTGGACCCAAAACGAGGTCTTTGCGATCGCGCGCAAGGCGCTCGCGGCGCTCGCCACCGCGAGCCTGGAAGAAAGCATGTGTGAGGTCTTCGTCCAGCGCCTGCGCGGTTTGACCGGCACCCCAAAGGACCAGTTGGCGACGGCCCTCAAGGCCGCGACCCGCCCGGTGCCCGTGCGCAGCGCGTTCGATCTGCCACCGGCACAGCAGACAACGATACAAACCGCGCTCAACGAAACCTTCTCGGCGGATATTCCCATCCAGTTCGAGACCGTGCCGGAACTGGTCGGCGGCATCGAACTCTCCGCCAGCGGGCAGAAGGTCGCCTGGAGCATCGGGGATTATCTAGGGACGCTGGAACAGAACGCGGGCGCACTCCTCCGTACGGAGGAGAAGGCCGAAGAGAAGCCCGAGGCCAAGTCCGAGTCGAAGCCGGAAGCCCAGACCGGACCGAAGGCTGCTACTCCGACCGGGGTCAAGTCCCAACCGACAAAGCCCGCCCCGAAGTCCGATCCCAAGCTCGAAGCCGAGCCCAACCCGAAGTCGTGA
- a CDS encoding F0F1 ATP synthase subunit C → MDPMTLVALASIVTAGLTTGFGCLGPALSEGRAVAAALGSLAQQPDAAATITRTLFVGLAMIESTAIYCFVVSMILIFANPFWNHVIAKG, encoded by the coding sequence ATGGATCCCATGACGCTCGTCGCCCTGGCCTCGATCGTGACCGCCGGGCTCACGACCGGGTTCGGCTGCCTGGGCCCGGCGCTCAGCGAGGGCCGGGCCGTCGCGGCGGCTCTGGGTTCGCTCGCCCAGCAACCCGACGCCGCCGCCACCATCACGCGGACCCTCTTCGTCGGGCTCGCGATGATCGAGTCCACCGCCATTTATTGCTTCGTGGTCTCGATGATCCTGATTTTCGCCAACCCGTTCTGGAATCACGTCATCGCGAAAGGGTAG
- a CDS encoding transposase encodes MYGHVWVVLGLLVTHPTWGITALPLLARLYVRAKDVAGIPAVDRPAFRTKHAMGVELVRWAVGCLGGWGKVLWVVADGAYATAPFLKPVIALGVRVVSRLRSDAALWTEPGPRRPGQRGRRRIYGDRRMSLAKRAAQKGGWSTGTFVLYGKPTTKRYKTFVATWRPAGGAIRVVVVDEPTGWRAYFCTDPAATVADILTRVAGRFALETTFRDLKQVVGAGHQQVRRFAANVGAFHVCLWTFVMTEAWASTAASEALVGHRATAPWDDAARRPSHADKRRGWQREWQGKEIRAALRPGMTEAEIQAAAERLLDLAA; translated from the coding sequence GTGTACGGGCACGTGTGGGTCGTCCTCGGGTTGCTCGTGACCCACCCGACGTGGGGGATCACGGCCCTCCCTCTCCTCGCCCGGTTGTACGTCCGGGCCAAGGACGTGGCGGGCATTCCGGCGGTCGACCGGCCGGCCTTCCGGACCAAGCACGCGATGGGCGTCGAACTCGTCCGGTGGGCGGTCGGGTGCCTGGGCGGGTGGGGGAAAGTCCTGTGGGTGGTGGCCGACGGGGCGTATGCCACGGCTCCGTTCCTGAAGCCGGTCATCGCCCTCGGGGTCCGGGTGGTGAGCCGCCTGCGGTCGGACGCGGCCTTGTGGACGGAACCGGGTCCGCGGCGGCCGGGCCAGCGGGGGCGGCGGCGGATCTACGGTGACCGGCGGATGTCGCTGGCCAAGCGGGCCGCCCAGAAGGGCGGGTGGTCGACCGGGACGTTCGTCCTGTACGGGAAGCCGACGACCAAGCGGTATAAGACGTTCGTGGCCACGTGGCGGCCGGCCGGCGGGGCCATCCGGGTCGTCGTGGTCGACGAACCGACCGGGTGGCGGGCGTACTTCTGTACCGATCCGGCCGCGACCGTGGCCGACATCCTGACCCGGGTGGCCGGCCGGTTCGCCCTGGAAACCACGTTCCGCGACCTCAAGCAAGTGGTCGGCGCGGGTCACCAGCAAGTCCGCCGGTTCGCGGCCAACGTCGGGGCGTTCCACGTGTGCCTGTGGACGTTCGTGATGACCGAGGCGTGGGCGTCGACCGCGGCCTCGGAGGCCCTCGTCGGGCATCGGGCGACGGCTCCGTGGGACGACGCCGCCCGGCGACCGAGCCACGCCGACAAGCGGCGGGGATGGCAGCGGGAATGGCAGGGAAAAGAGATTCGGGCGGCTCTGCGGCCGGGCATGACCGAGGCGGAAATCCAGGCCGCCGCCGAGCGGCTATTAGACCTGGCGGCTTAA
- a CDS encoding AtpZ/AtpI family protein gives MDDEHEAKGTNEETDLSREVAAQAARKLKARRNPTPGVWFGLGMTGLIGWSVVIPTLLGAALGLWLDARHPGTHSWTLALLVAGLVLGCFNAWHWVAKEEKAMRNEQANNNE, from the coding sequence ATGGATGACGAGCACGAGGCGAAGGGCACGAACGAAGAGACGGACTTGAGCCGCGAGGTCGCCGCACAGGCGGCTCGCAAGCTGAAGGCGCGGCGGAACCCCACGCCGGGCGTCTGGTTCGGCCTGGGAATGACGGGGCTGATCGGCTGGTCGGTAGTGATTCCGACGCTACTCGGCGCGGCACTCGGCCTCTGGTTGGACGCGCGACACCCGGGCACCCATTCCTGGACCCTGGCTCTGTTGGTGGCGGGACTGGTGCTCGGGTGCTTCAACGCGTGGCACTGGGTCGCCAAGGAGGAGAAGGCCATGCGCAATGAACAGGCGAATAACAATGAATGA
- a CDS encoding F0F1 ATP synthase subunit epsilon — MNLKILLPFRIYFAANDVKRIVAHTLQGSFGILPHRLDCTAALAPGILAYETDAEGEVFLAVDQGVLVKAGQAVLVSVRNAVGGTDLDKLHEAVKREFLTLDEQEKSVRSVLARMESGFIRSLVEFQHG; from the coding sequence ATTAATCTCAAGATCCTGCTCCCCTTTCGGATCTACTTCGCGGCGAATGACGTGAAGCGGATCGTGGCCCATACGCTCCAGGGTTCCTTCGGGATTTTGCCCCATCGGCTCGACTGCACGGCCGCACTCGCACCCGGGATACTCGCCTACGAAACCGACGCCGAAGGCGAGGTCTTTCTGGCCGTCGATCAGGGGGTCTTGGTCAAAGCGGGTCAGGCCGTTCTGGTTTCGGTGCGGAACGCGGTCGGCGGAACGGACCTCGACAAACTCCACGAGGCCGTGAAACGCGAGTTTCTCACCCTGGACGAGCAGGAGAAGAGCGTTCGCTCGGTGCTGGCGCGGATGGAGAGCGGGTTCATTCGCAGCCTGGTGGAATTTCAACATGGATGA
- a CDS encoding transposase — MSSSHTTPSPCHWFSRLGGALDCRSGARLARLFVGAVVARGRRTVTGWIRAAGLSDQFRSCDTTVAAVGRRTDACATRLMNAVVKPLVTADESLTLALDDTPTERYGPQVPGAGVHHNPTPARPGRRTCTGTCGSSSGCS; from the coding sequence ATGTCATCCTCGCACACAACCCCGTCCCCGTGCCACTGGTTTTCCCGCCTCGGCGGGGCTCTCGATTGCCGGTCCGGCGCCCGACTGGCCCGGTTGTTCGTCGGGGCGGTCGTCGCTCGGGGTCGGCGGACGGTCACCGGGTGGATTCGGGCGGCCGGGTTGAGCGACCAGTTCCGGTCGTGTGACACGACCGTGGCGGCCGTCGGCCGGCGGACGGATGCGTGTGCGACCCGGCTCATGAACGCCGTCGTGAAGCCCCTGGTGACGGCCGACGAGTCCCTGACACTGGCTCTCGATGACACCCCAACCGAGCGGTACGGGCCGCAGGTCCCGGGGGCCGGCGTGCATCACAACCCGACCCCGGCCCGGCCGGGTCGGCGTACGTGTACGGGCACGTGTGGGTCGTCCTCGGGTTGCTCGTGA
- a CDS encoding F0F1 ATP synthase subunit A, with protein sequence MNLSPDQKILWQHGFVTLNATIVTTWGLMLVMTAGAVLITRKLKTDGPISRWQSGLEILVMGIREQIREVGLRDPDKYLDFLGTMFLFVATASLFTIVPGYDPPTGSLSTTVALSLCVFAAVPIFGVRARGLRGYLGSYLKPTFIMLPFNVISEFSRTLALAVRLFGNMMSGAMIVGILLTITPFLFPIVMTALGLLVGMVQAYIFAVLATVYIAGATGDGES encoded by the coding sequence GTGAACCTTAGTCCGGACCAGAAAATCTTGTGGCAGCACGGCTTCGTGACCCTCAACGCGACCATCGTCACGACCTGGGGGTTGATGCTCGTGATGACCGCGGGCGCGGTCCTGATCACGCGGAAGTTGAAGACCGACGGGCCGATTTCGCGGTGGCAGAGCGGCCTCGAAATTCTGGTAATGGGCATCCGGGAGCAAATCCGGGAGGTGGGGTTGCGCGACCCGGACAAGTACCTCGATTTCTTGGGCACGATGTTCCTGTTCGTCGCCACGGCGAGCCTGTTCACCATCGTCCCCGGGTACGACCCGCCGACGGGTTCCCTCTCGACGACGGTGGCGTTGTCACTGTGCGTGTTCGCGGCCGTCCCGATCTTCGGCGTCCGGGCGCGGGGCCTGCGCGGGTACCTGGGCTCGTACCTGAAGCCGACGTTCATCATGCTCCCGTTCAACGTCATCAGCGAGTTCTCGCGCACCCTGGCTCTCGCCGTCCGCCTGTTCGGCAACATGATGAGCGGGGCGATGATCGTCGGCATCCTGCTCACGATCACGCCGTTCCTCTTCCCGATCGTCATGACCGCGCTCGGCCTGCTCGTCGGCATGGTCCAGGCTTACATCTTCGCCGTCCTCGCCACCGTCTACATCGCGGGCGCCACGGGCGACGGCGAGAGCTAA
- a CDS encoding ATP synthase subunit I — protein sequence MNERLTLVLDGRASLVLGAMFFGGLWLTVPQGVSSPAPAAWFLISMLMRTGVALAGFYFVAQGDWTRLLACFLAARAAVTRLTRPDEEKPHRLAEEVGREP from the coding sequence ATGAATGAAAGACTGACACTGGTGCTGGACGGACGGGCGAGCCTGGTGCTCGGGGCAATGTTCTTCGGCGGCTTGTGGTTGACGGTGCCGCAGGGTGTGTCCTCTCCGGCACCGGCGGCGTGGTTTCTCATCAGCATGCTGATGCGAACGGGCGTCGCCCTGGCCGGCTTTTATTTCGTCGCCCAAGGGGACTGGACGAGGCTGCTCGCGTGCTTCCTCGCCGCGCGGGCCGCCGTCACCCGGCTCACCCGCCCGGACGAAGAAAAGCCCCACCGTCTGGCGGAGGAGGTCGGCCGTGAACCTTAG